From Novipirellula artificiosorum, the proteins below share one genomic window:
- a CDS encoding vWA domain-containing protein, with the protein MNQTPNPPSNDPELEARIVALVLGEASEAQRSDAPRDELKRLIEEHPEQAAFMREIQNVDGLLRDVAKGEAVGGEEEWKLPAEKRKIVLAEIHGELPESSHGKSAVSMPLRRRMMQRDFLRSFAKVAAVLLVAVLFGSIWFGSVAMRTAQRARSSYSLSQRKQLDDALHSELNAVAIPELSSYASMAEGAIAKHGAIVMTDGIVSKDDRDSSRGRSAMSTAESDSKSSLSGIRESLEAKSLPSPYYLQDDVQYFPAGPEFKLSREAAVLRQTRKEELQTRAGQTDVLRRSMSLRGGTDLSYSLEAAPADAPAAGRKMDVDMDIDGVEQEGVWLDHESVRADGMSAGLAGEDKVLGERLLEESVAATSRDVKGQYFSADSASMGEPPAPSAPWGGMGGGGMSGGAAMDGLSDRSKKNLDRDQYDFGLQENSPMDGESEPMATIDELSIAGKVVKGLTENKTADQPEWRVQPGQSNRGWFFGDDASREHADPVPAELEELGKDSINLNLGGIASAWDELPTQQKAELGESRQLEDHFAAIDGGMRYRFVAPELPALYGQDLFRDYKNASPQRLAAPAGLDEKTAEAEAFSTFSLHVSDVSFKLAQAALASGSWPEPGKVRIEEFVNAMDYGDPMPSESEKVACRVEQSIHPFLQQRNVLRVSMRTAAAGRASNTPLRLTLLLDNSGSMERIDRSQTVRRAFAMLAEQLKPIDQVTLISFARQPRLLADQVSGSQSNELVQLIDNLPSEGGTNIEAALQLAFEKAREQQLEGAQNRIVLLTDGAVNLGDANPDRLSQMIVTMRGAGIAFDAAGISAEGLNDEILEALTRKGDGRYYLLDSVASADDGFARQIAGALRPSAKNVKVQVEFNPKRVGRYKLLGFEKHLLNKEDFRDDQVDAAEMAAAEAGVALYQFEAKPDGEGDVGSVSVRFRDLSTGQMIENHWPIPYEPGAPRLDRAAPSLRIATSAALLAAKLRGEPLGETVDLKTLATLIAGLPDQDRTAPRILQLGQMIQQAREVSGK; encoded by the coding sequence ATGAATCAAACTCCAAACCCTCCCTCGAACGATCCGGAACTCGAAGCACGCATCGTGGCGCTTGTGCTGGGTGAGGCTTCGGAAGCCCAACGGTCAGATGCCCCTCGCGATGAGCTGAAGCGGCTGATCGAAGAGCATCCCGAACAGGCCGCCTTCATGAGGGAAATTCAAAATGTGGACGGACTGCTGCGCGATGTAGCAAAGGGCGAAGCGGTGGGTGGTGAGGAGGAATGGAAGTTGCCTGCCGAAAAACGCAAGATCGTCCTTGCTGAGATACACGGCGAGCTTCCGGAGTCGTCACACGGCAAGTCTGCTGTGAGCATGCCCCTTCGGCGTCGTATGATGCAGCGAGATTTTTTGCGCAGCTTCGCGAAGGTGGCGGCCGTGTTGCTTGTTGCCGTGTTGTTTGGAAGTATCTGGTTCGGTTCGGTTGCGATGCGAACAGCCCAACGTGCGCGAAGCTCATATTCTTTGTCGCAAAGGAAGCAACTCGACGATGCCCTGCACTCTGAATTGAATGCGGTGGCAATACCGGAATTGTCGAGCTACGCATCCATGGCGGAGGGGGCGATTGCAAAGCATGGCGCGATCGTCATGACCGACGGTATCGTGAGCAAGGATGATCGTGATTCAAGCCGCGGACGGTCAGCAATGAGCACTGCAGAGTCAGACTCGAAGAGTTCCCTTTCGGGGATCCGAGAAAGTCTCGAAGCGAAGTCGCTCCCTTCACCGTATTACCTGCAAGACGATGTGCAGTACTTTCCTGCCGGCCCCGAATTTAAACTATCGCGTGAAGCGGCGGTGCTGCGGCAAACGCGAAAAGAGGAACTACAGACTCGCGCTGGACAAACCGACGTACTTCGGCGATCGATGTCATTACGCGGAGGTACAGACCTCAGTTATTCTCTTGAGGCCGCTCCGGCAGATGCGCCTGCGGCGGGGCGAAAAATGGATGTTGACATGGACATCGATGGCGTTGAGCAAGAGGGTGTTTGGCTTGACCATGAATCCGTCCGCGCGGACGGAATGTCGGCAGGGCTTGCTGGTGAAGACAAGGTCTTAGGCGAACGTCTGTTGGAGGAATCGGTCGCCGCCACGTCACGTGATGTGAAGGGGCAATACTTTTCGGCTGATTCCGCAAGCATGGGTGAGCCCCCCGCGCCCTCGGCGCCATGGGGTGGTATGGGAGGAGGCGGCATGTCGGGTGGAGCGGCGATGGATGGTTTGTCGGATCGATCCAAGAAAAATCTCGATCGTGATCAGTACGATTTCGGCTTGCAAGAGAATTCGCCGATGGATGGCGAAAGCGAGCCGATGGCGACGATCGACGAGTTGAGTATCGCGGGAAAAGTGGTGAAGGGATTGACCGAAAACAAGACGGCGGACCAGCCTGAGTGGAGGGTTCAACCTGGGCAGTCAAATCGAGGATGGTTCTTTGGCGACGATGCATCGCGCGAGCATGCTGACCCTGTACCGGCTGAGCTGGAGGAATTGGGGAAGGACTCGATCAATCTTAACCTTGGTGGCATCGCATCCGCTTGGGATGAACTTCCAACGCAGCAGAAAGCCGAACTTGGAGAATCGCGTCAGCTTGAGGACCACTTTGCGGCGATTGACGGGGGAATGCGGTATCGTTTTGTGGCTCCTGAGTTGCCCGCTTTGTATGGGCAAGACTTATTCCGAGATTATAAGAATGCGTCGCCTCAGAGATTGGCTGCTCCCGCGGGTCTCGATGAAAAGACTGCCGAGGCGGAAGCCTTTTCAACCTTCTCGCTGCACGTCAGTGACGTTTCGTTCAAGCTTGCCCAAGCAGCACTTGCCAGTGGTTCGTGGCCGGAACCTGGCAAGGTGCGTATCGAAGAGTTCGTCAACGCGATGGATTATGGCGATCCGATGCCTAGCGAAAGTGAGAAAGTCGCTTGTCGTGTCGAACAGTCCATCCATCCGTTCTTGCAGCAGCGGAACGTGTTGCGAGTTTCCATGCGAACCGCGGCCGCGGGGCGTGCAAGCAACACGCCGCTTCGTTTGACGCTCTTGTTGGACAATTCCGGATCGATGGAACGCATCGATCGCAGTCAAACCGTGCGTCGCGCTTTCGCGATGCTAGCCGAACAACTGAAACCCATCGACCAAGTCACTCTGATTAGCTTCGCGCGGCAACCGCGACTGTTGGCGGACCAAGTGAGCGGTTCTCAATCGAACGAGCTTGTTCAGCTGATTGACAATCTGCCCAGCGAAGGCGGCACCAATATCGAAGCCGCCCTGCAATTGGCGTTCGAAAAGGCGCGAGAACAACAGCTTGAGGGTGCCCAGAATCGAATTGTGTTGCTTACCGACGGAGCCGTCAATTTGGGCGATGCCAATCCCGACCGTTTATCACAGATGATCGTGACGATGCGCGGTGCGGGGATCGCATTCGATGCTGCCGGAATCAGTGCCGAAGGATTGAACGATGAAATCCTCGAAGCCCTCACTCGCAAAGGCGACGGCCGTTACTACTTGCTTGATTCGGTCGCATCGGCGGACGATGGATTTGCCCGCCAAATCGCGGGTGCACTGCGTCCGTCTGCTAAAAACGTCAAAGTGCAGGTCGAGTTCAATCCCAAACGGGTTGGACGCTACAAGTTGCTCGGTTTCGAAAAGCACCTGCTCAACAAAGAAGATTTCCGCGACGACCAAGTGGACGCGGCGGAAATGGCTGCGGCGGAAGCCGGAGTGGCGCTTTATCAATTCGAAGCAAAGCCGGATGGTGAAGGGGATGTTGGTTCGGTGTCGGTGCGATTTCGTGACTTGTCGACCGGCCAGATGATCGAAAACCACTGGCCGATCCCCTACGAACCGGGCGCCCCTCGTCTTGATCGAGCCGCTCCGTCGCTACGCATCGCAACCTCGGCCGCACTGTTAGCGGCCAAGCTCCGAGGCGAGCCGCTCGGCGAAACCGTCGACTTGAAAACCTTAGCAACTTTGATCGCAGGATTGCCCGATCAGGATCGAACAGCACCTCGAATCCTGCAGCTTGGGCAAATGATCCAGCAGGCCCGAGAAGTGAGTGGGAAATGA
- a CDS encoding RNA polymerase sigma factor, with protein sequence MLNPSPQVDRPSDHDECALTVGALFDSEESPLLCYAFSLIGERAVAEDIVQEVFLQLHIHWNKVDSPRAWLFRSVRNRAYNHLRDSRREVFGSDKGDMQDPNALEETPESVLVRMEAAAALRQLLAELDESDRQLITLKYFDGLPYRDISTATGLSMGNVGYRLHHILKALAAKLGPLGIDEIS encoded by the coding sequence ATGTTGAATCCGAGTCCCCAAGTCGATCGGCCTAGCGACCACGATGAGTGTGCGCTCACCGTTGGGGCTCTGTTCGATTCCGAGGAGTCGCCCTTGCTTTGTTACGCATTTTCCCTGATTGGGGAGCGCGCGGTGGCTGAGGATATCGTCCAAGAGGTTTTTCTGCAGCTGCACATTCATTGGAACAAAGTTGACTCTCCAAGAGCGTGGCTGTTCCGAAGTGTCCGTAACCGTGCCTACAACCACCTTCGTGATTCCCGACGAGAAGTTTTCGGCAGCGATAAGGGTGACATGCAAGATCCGAATGCTTTAGAGGAAACGCCCGAAAGCGTGCTGGTGCGGATGGAAGCCGCCGCTGCCCTGCGCCAGTTGCTAGCTGAACTCGACGAGAGCGACCGACAGCTGATCACGCTCAAATATTTTGACGGCCTTCCGTATCGCGACATCAGCACAGCGACGGGTCTCAGTATGGGCAATGTGGGTTACCGTCTGCACCATATTTTGAAAGCACTGGCTGCCAAATTGGGTCCACTGGGAATCGATGAAATCTCATGA